Within Prinia subflava isolate CZ2003 ecotype Zambia chromosome 10, Cam_Psub_1.2, whole genome shotgun sequence, the genomic segment AATCAGAGGTCACTTATATGTTCCTGTCACAAATTTTGTATTGTATATTTTCCTCACCAAAGAGTTTTTGCAGTGAAGCTGAAATGGATGCATTTGGGAATGGGTGTATTTGAGAGCACTATTTGGCATGAATCtgaatgtttcattttcctattatatttccatttctttacATCTTTGCAGCCTCAGAGATTTTCATAGAGGTGCTTTGTTTCTATCTGACATCCAACTGATATTTAAGTgaataagtaaaaataaaaaattacaacaaAAGTGTAAAAGGTGTTTACAAAATTTACAAAGCCAACCAATGTCTGTGCAGATAGTTACTTACTGACCTTTAAGACTTTCAATGATTGAAAGTGTTGCTTGGGAGAAGACCTTCCAGTCAGAGGATGATGATGTTGAGATCGGTGCACTCGGATGTGAAGGGACTGGCAGGGGGAGGCTGATGGCAGTGTCGTAAATTGTGAGCTGAAAATCAGGCAGGAAACCAACATGAATGGAAATGCAAAGTACAGTGTAGAGATAAGGTAGCATTTTCCTCTAATGTTCCAAGAGAATTGTGCTGACTGAAATCTAAATTAGCATCTGGATTTCGGTCAGAGCGAAAAAGAAATCAAGTCCTCCATCTACAGCATGAAATGGTTCTACACTGTGACACATCTGCAACCTGTGGAACAGCAGTGCTGTAAGTGAATTTGGAGAGTCACCAATTTGCAGCTTTTTGGGTAGCTGTATATCACATGTGTTCTCAGGCTGAACAGTTTGCTTACCTGAGATGCACACCCTCTTTCTGCCTATAAATCAAATTTGGCTGTCTCATCAGCCTGCTTTTACTGCCTTTTCAGAATGCAGGAAAACCTATCATCTTCCTAAAGATTTTGGGAGGAGTGGGCTTAATAATaagttattttttaacatgCTATCAATCATGATGATTGTTTTCTAACCTGTTTCTTATTTCATATGCTTGAGAAAGACAAATGCATTGTAAGATATTTTCATAGTAAAACCAACTGCATAAATATGTCTTGTGAGGGCAGCTTCTTTATAGTTttgattgggattttttttaaaacagcaggTTAAAAAAGCCCTTAATCATCCATTTCCTAGGTAGTGACTGCTGCTTCAGGATAAAAGATGGTGGAAATTGTTACCTCTGGCAACTTAAAGACAACATCACAGGTTCTGGGGGATGTCAAAGCCATAACCAAGGTTGCCTGGTGAGAGGGACCAAGCTGTTGCCTTTGGGAAAACCCAAGCACATAGGCAGCTCCTGGAAGAAATGagtaaaacctgaaaaaaaaaggaagtaagcAATTAAAATGAActatctttgaaaaaaattgttattattTGTTCACGTAAAATATCCCCTTAAAGCAACATGCATTCTGTGTTAGCATTGGGACATGTTTTGTATCAGGATTTGGTGATATGTTATACTATATATGGGTGGAGGGacaggaaaatttatttttaattggtgTAAAAGTTCTCAAGAGGCTGGATGGGAGAGTGGTATGAGAAGAAAACTGTGGCAAATTTGTATCACCTGCTTTATAAGCCAGAGGCAAGTGCCTGCATTAGGAAATTAAGTAAGAGACTGATTTCTTCAGAGAACCAAGGCCAGGCTTCTGCTCTGAGCCTCCATGAATCAGGAAGCATGACAAAGCCAATGTCCTGATTCAGGCACTTTAAATTACAAGTCTGCAATAGATTAGGTGAATCCCATCATCCCAAGTGGTTTTCTCGCAAGTGAAAATGCAGTATTCTTTGAGAGAAGGAATATAGAGAAAGCAAACTGATCTAATCTGATTTTATAATATCCTACTGATGAAGGGGAATTTTTCCAGCTTGGAAATTGCAGAACTGAAGCTGTAATTATTTTGAGCATAGacatatatttttcaaaaaccaaaatgaaatctCACCATCTTGCAGTTGTTCGGATAATTGAAGGCACTTTTAGCCAATCCAGCTTCATCTGCATAGCTGGATAAGCAGCAAATTGCCCTGTTGCAATCTGAGTACCAATCTGGTAGTCCTGGCAATCTTTACCCCATTTAAGAAAACCCTAGTAGAGGGAAATAAGTAAATTTTTGCATAAAACATAGCAAGATCATTATGTTTCATTTATATTTGAGCTGACTGATATTTTAAACTTACTGATACTTTTCGGTAATTTATTACTGAAGCATCAGCACAGAGTTTCCATCTGCTTGGCCCTGTGATGCTTGAACCAAACATCTGTATTCTCCACCTCTTGGGTTGTGTATCAGTGAACAGGGCAAGCTGCAATCCTGTTGGCTGCGTGTTTCTGTGGATGGCACGAAGAACTGCAGCCAGTATTGGTGGCTTGTTGTCTCCCAAGAATTTAGGCTTCAGTGAGTAGAGATGAAAGAGAGACCAAAGACATAAACAAGTAATTAGAATTATGATAGTAAAACCACTGACATGACCTATGCAAGACTGTGTTGGGAATTTTTCTGTACAGAAATTTCAATGCAACTAAAAGAAGTATGGTACTGGATAAAGAACCAATACTatccagctcagcactgctctctTACCAAAATATAGTTAAACTAAAAGCCTTTTTGATAAAACTAGCTTGACCACCTGTTTAAAACCATGATAATTTGTGTTAGAGGGGATCTGTTCAGGGCAGTCCAAAGTGTGGTGCTTGCATGAGGAGCAGCACGTGGCCCTGTCAGTGCTGGACCcttgtgcccagcagcagcacctgcctgaGTGTCCCACCTGAGCTGTGGCAGGGTCCCCACCTGGCCAGGGGACAGCTGCAATttgctgtggggcagcaggtcctccctgtgctgccaggtgCCAGTGACAGAGACAAAAAAGGACTGGctgagacagagctggagagggcttagtgggaaatggggaaagagCAAGGCTGTGGCTGAGAGAGAGTTCAGGGAAGTAGTAACGTGGTGAAAAGGTGAATAAGAGAGGTGAATTTAAGCTGCATAGAAATagtggaagagaagggcaaTCTGGCTGCCTTCTTTCCACAAGCTACTTGCACTAAcatctggcagctgctgcagcagaaaggaTGCCTCAGCAAAGTAAGGGTTATTATTTTGTAGGCGTGTAGGTCATTGCCTGAAATGtgtaaaatttttctttgttgaaATTTGTTCCAGATTCCCTCAGTTCTAATAGAAGGACCAGGCACTTTTAACTATGTACCATGCAGACACTCCTGAATAAACACCTGGATTGCTCTCAGAGTTGGAGCCTTGCTGCAAACTCAAGGTTTTTTCAAAAGCCTGTGGCAGTTCTGCAGAAGGACATAATGAGCAAAAGAATGTCAGAGTCAACTCCTAACTTTTACAGAAAGATATACAATGAAAATATCCCCGACACCAGTTTCTGATCCAGCAGGTCGGCACTTCTAAAGTGTTCGGATTTTTATAGTGAATTATTTACTGAGCAAGACAAATTTCAACATATACAGCAATACATTccaatttcattttaaaaatgtagccTGTATTAAATGAATATCAAATTACATTCAATGACTATCCAAAGTGCTCACCTTTATGAAATAAGAAACTGTTCCATTTCTTTCTATGTACCTAATTTCTTAAATCACCATAATTTTCCTATTCTGTTATAAAAATACAACTGGAAATGGAAAGTAAATGTCTGGATTTCTTGCAGATTAAGACACTCACCTGAGACATGGCTCTAGAGATGTCTTCATCACTAGCTGAAGAAGAGCTGATGCTGATATTCAGGATTTCCCTTCCTGTGTCCTGCAAAAACAAAGAATAACCTTGAAGTAGGTGCCTACCACTTGAAGTTGTTGCAGAATTAATTTATCATTTACTCTCACAGAACTAGGATCTAATTGGAGCAAAGACAGCAAGACACCCTGCTCCCAGTATATGCAGTAAATGTACCTGTTCATCCTCTGGCTTAAACAAAAGCTGGTAAACAGGTGGGTTTGCCTGTGAAAATAGATGGTATGTAAGAAGAcctcagagaaaataaagaattaacTTTTgataaatgcattaaaaaattcagttctgggtatggggggggggaaggaaaaaaattagttttttaaagcattttacaGTGAAAAATCCTGAAATGTCAAAATTCTAATCTGAAATGCCTCAGAGAACCAGGGTTCCTTTTTCTTTGGTCCATGCTCTATGAGCACAATTTCCTGGTGTACAAAAACAATCACTataagaaatacaaaatggTCCAGCCAGAGTGAATTACCTGTTGGTTGGAATAGTCACTGTCCCCACTGCAGTGTCTATCCCCAGAGTGGTCttcttggctgctgctgctgctgctgctgctgcatgctTTGCTGCTAGCAgagctcccactgctgctcctgctgctgctcttgctgccaCGCGTCTTCCCAGATTGCCTTCTTTCATCTTTCCTGGGATGATCTCCAGGCTCTCTGCCATCggcagaggaagcagcagaggaagaggatgagCTGGAGaggtgggctgtgctgggctctgcccagagccctgTGTCTGCAGTGTTGTACTCTCGGTTAATCCGCTTCGTGCGGCGCCGTGTTTTATTCGAAGCCTCCAAAAACAGTTGAAAGCATTATTAATTTATAGCTGGTTCTGTAACATTTCCCTGGCTGTCAGACAAGATGCTCACCACAGACTTCCAAGGAAATAGAACTTCCTGTCCCCACACACTGTGGAAGCTGTACCAGAACTCACTCAGGCCCattcctcccagcccagctctctgctttCCCATGCCAGTTTTCCAAAATGGAAACTCTTGGCTTCATTATAGGAAATATTTCCCTCTCTGATGCTCAAGGTCTCTTACCGTGAACACATTTTCAATGCCTAGAATCTTCTTCAGTTTAGCTTGAATATCCTTGTATGTAGATgtctctccctcttcctttgACCCTGAGCTTGATACCTCAATTATTTTTGAAGCTGCTTTGGCTCCTGCTTGAACCTCCAGCTGTATTTTGTCAATATCAGCATCTGTATGAACTAAAGGCAAAAGCattccagggctgtgctgcttgAGCGTTATTTACAGTGATTAACAGAAAAACTTATTATGACTGTACCtggctttaaaattattttggcttCAAATTCTCCAAACAATTTGTGCAGATAGGTGTTTCTtaagaaagcagaattttgtgATTTAAGGCTGAGACAAGTAGAACATCCCAAACTTTCAAATTTTTTACAGAACTTGCGTGCATAAAATCTTCTTCCTGCACTGTTGTGATGTGCCTCTTCTGAACCTTGCTGGTATCCTTTGGATATCACATTAGGTATGCTGCTTTGCTGCATTAAACAAAAAATGGCAGATAAAgtcattttccatttaaaaaaaaaaattgtcccaGCTCTTTAAATAATTCCTCCAGTTAATGAAGAGAATGATGCTCAAAGAGGGAAACAATGCTTAGAATTAGAGATCCAGGCACTGGAAGCAGTGGGGTTTCCTGCAAAATGCTCTGTGGAAGAGGACAGCTCTCCTGCCCACCCTTTCTCAGGCAGTGCTTCACAAACACACTCCCAATGAGAACCTGCAGGGCTCTTTGCAGGGGCAGTCCCTCTGCATCCATTCAGGCTTTTAGCTCTCCTGCTGCAAGCCAGCATGGCCTTCCCACGCCAGCCTCAGAAGCTGAGTAGCACATGAAAGGATGTGCTTCTGCAATCCACTCAGGATTATCAgaattcaggaagaaaaatctaTATCCTGCCCAAGAAccatatttttcacattgtTCTGATTCAGAAAAAATGAGATGTTGTACAAAGGATGTGAATTTCAGACACCCTTCCATGACTGTAAAGAAATAGGAAGACATGCTGTCaaagcagccctgcctgcattCAATGAAGAAAGTGAGTGAAGGATCATGTCATGAACCCACTGGGTTTTAGGCTTGGTTTGGGAAATATCAGACTCCTGTTGAATTTCACCATTCCTGTGTTTGTGATCTGGTTCGCCAGCTCCCGTGTCAGGGGTGCCCAGCCCTTCTGAGGAGCTCTCTGTTCTCTGCCTGTCTGCAGTACAGGTGCCAAGAGGCTTCCTTACCTTCCAGCTACCAGGCATGGGAGATCCTTCTGTTGACTGCAGTAGCTGGTCAGAGATATTTGGTATTTCTCCTTTGGGGAGAATCTGGGATTTCTTTTCAGAGTCTACTTCTTCCATGTTCCTTGAAATAGCATAAGCTTCACTCCTGTGGAGGTGATAAATGTCACACAAGTAACACCTTCTGATTTCACTCTACCCATCTTTGCTGGTGCAAAAAAAGACAGTACTAAGCTTTATGTGGCTGCCAAGGCATGGCAGACCTTAACAAGTAGTTGTATACTTGTGATTTTATAACAGGGAATTCACAATCAGTAACATAATCAGAgcaagcaaaatgaaaaaagctcCTCTGTACCTCACAGCTGCGAGCTCAACCTCTTGATGGCAGGGAAGGGTTTCAATCTtcaaatttttctctttcatatttATCCTGGCATCAAATTTCATTGTGGCATTGGCACTGAACTCTGCATGAAATTCAAAACCACTCTGCAAGTACTGTGTATTAATCCCCATCACTGCAATCATATGTAAATAGGCTCTGAAAGAATGGAAATTAAACCAGgtataattatattttaatgtgCAAAAATTTAactttgaaatgcaaaattacattttcatgcTGTTCTTTTTATTGTAAGACCCCCTACTGATGGATGAAGAGATTTCTTACAACAAGATAAGAAAAAAGGTTAAATGCAACTGGAAAAGGTGatttgtctgaaaaacaaagctaaCATGGAGCTTCTGACTGCATTCTCCAGAATCTTGTAGCTTCAGATTCTgcctatttttttaatattatcactactattgttattattatcattGTTACCATTATCATTATTAGTACTGATTAGTACTAATAGTAACATTATTAGTATTCATTTTCCAGATCCAGAAacatttccctttcccccctgaAATCCTCCTGGCTTATGCCAGGTGATGATGAGATTCTATGCTGAAATTGTAAAAAACTTGATACCTAAGATATTTTCACATCTTAGTATCTTTAGTCATTGAACACGTACAAATGTAAGCATTTTTAGCAATGGCAGAACAGCACAGTATCCTGTAGTATACCATGCACATTGCTAGATTTGCAGGGTTGTAATGCATCAGGAAATTGCATTGCTTTCTCATAACTTTGCTGCTCTAGACTAGCACATTTGTCCAAAATCTGGGACAAGTAAGATCCCTGTATATCTATATGCCACCACATATCTATGTCAAATCTGACTATAACTATAAAtacttgtgtgtgtgtatgtgaaaatatatgtaatttttacttTGGCCTGATGTCAGCATGAATATCCGTCTTGGTTTCCCACAACTGTGATGGTCTAAAATTGTCAGATACTGGTGGTGATACCTTTACATCCACTGAAAAAGACAGACAGAAATTATATTAACAGGAAAACAATAAACTCTGGGGATACAATACTTTCAATAAGCACAGCAGTTAATGCAAGGGTTGtgcttttacattttgaaatactttACATGGTCATTTAAGGGTTGCTAATCCAAATCAGTTATACAAATATGTCTCAGGTGAAATACGCTAATTACATCTCAAACCCTTTGGAGGCAGCTGGTGACTAGTGTTTCGATATTTTTCAAGATTATAGAGGGATTTGATtccagcagaggggctggaccCACAGTTCCTGTGGGGAAGCTGCTCAGTTTGGCATCCCACGCTCACCGTCGACCGCAGCCTGGGCCACCGCGGCCccgcacagccccagctccaggggcagGCCAGCAACCGTGGGGACAATGTGCCGCATCTCACCCACCACCACTGGCAGGGTCCACCGGCCTGAAAGGCCTCTCTGGACCTCTTCCACCACTTTTTTCACCACTGGCTGCCAGTCTGATGATCCAGTTAGACTCTGGAAATAGAGAAATAGGTTAGGTAAGTAGGTAAGAGCAGACACAGAAGGGAAATTATTCAGTATTGCAGACAAAAACTCAACAGCCTTGTTAGTACCATCATCATCTGTTGAATGGCATCTTTGTCAATGTCAGCAAAGGCAATCTCTTGACCCAATACTTTGATGTAAGCCGATACCAGGGGGTCTTCAGGTGGCAGTTCTTTCCATCCCAGAAGCTGTGGTGTTAAGGAGAGatggggagaaagagaagaagcagaaaatgttatttaaaatggAGCAATGTCTTAACAAAGAGTAGATCCCATCTGAAGAATGAGAACTGTGGTTCCTTAGCCAAAATCCCAATAGATATATTACAGGTTATATTACAGATCTGAAACAATGTGGCCTTTCTTGTATTGCACAGCTGATTTCAGAGAGAGTTTCCCCACAAAAGGGTGAGGTTAAGGGCTTGgtaatttctgctgctgtaagTAGTAGGTGACACCCAAGGACTCATGAAGGAAAAACCTTATTCAATTATCGTTTTAAAAGAGAAGAACAACCACTTAGTGTTGTTCTAACATACACTTTGAAACATTTTTGCTCCCAGCAGCAACCTCATCTTTTGTGCTATACATTGAGAGCTGACACATGTTGAGTGAAAAGGTGGCATCTGTTGAGAGAGTAACTACAGTGTAAGTACAGCTTTCCATGACTAAACAGGACGACAGACTCCTTTCTTCCAGAAACATCAAAGGGAAGGCTCAGTGGGTGGGTGATGCAACCCTGGTGCTGTCAGGAGCTGTCTGTTGCAGACAGGTCAGAAGGGTGCCCAGACGTACCGATTTACCCAGCTCCTTCAGGGTCTTGTACGTGTCATACTCAGCAAAAGGAATGTTCTGCTTCCTCAGAAGCTTGCTTAGGCTTTGTGACCGGAAAGCCACCTGTAGGAAAGAGTCAGGCATCACAGCCCAAGCACAAGAGAGCTCAGGAGAACTCTTGTGCCTGGTATTAACTCACCGAGGCCACACGAAATACTTGTTTCATGAAGCCATTGTGTTACAAGGACATGTCTACCTGGCAGATAACTGCAGGCTATGGCTGCAGATGCTGAGGACATGCTGAGCCAGCCAGCTTAAATTAGTCAGCAGGGATAATTTTAGGGTAGTGCAGAACTCAGCCCAGGCTGCAAAGCTTGCCCAAGAAGCTGTGTAAATTCCTGCATGCTGTTACATGGAGCtttgtgctgccctggctgtaCTGCTGGCTGAAGTTTAGTTTCCCTGTACTTATGCAAAATACCCTGGATCCCACGTGACTTAAGGTGGGCAGATGGATGTTCTGCTGTGTAAGCTTTCCTCTGCTCCTAGACTTACATGTCTGTACTGGATGTGTTCATTGATGAATGTATGTGTCAAGAAGCTCAAATAAAAGAAGAAGCCTAAGTAAAATCATAATCATCTAAATTTTCCCCTCCACATCCCCCTCACAGCCAGAAATGGAGTTAAACACTACATCACGGTCCAAAAACTGGCTGTCTCAATGCAATACTTACTTCAATAATATCCGTTGCAGTGTCTGCATAATATCCTCTTACTTTTGTGATTATATCAGATGGAAACATGGCGCTGGGACTGTTCATTAGATAGACCCTCCAAATGGCACCAGCCTGATACTGAGCTGTcacaggaataaaaagcagcagaaattagGGCCTCCAGGGTGTCTGGTGCACATAGCCACATCAGGTACATGCTGTAGTAGATCACAAGGGGTTCTGTCAGATTCAATCCCACAGGTCCTCAAGTTTGCAACCTCAAGAGGAGGACATCATTCTAGGGCAGAGTCAACACAACCTCAGGGACTGAAGAAGGAGGCCTAAATCCATGTGCAAACACCACTTTCCCCGTGGATACCAGAGATTTGTGGAATAGCCTCAGGCAATTTTGGGTGTTAGGAggttcttctgctttttctatttcaagAGTGCACTAAACTCACAGTTCATGATTGGATTTTGGATGAAAATGACAGAACACAGTAGAGGCATTTGGCTACCTAAGCTGAGGAAGTGCACAGGGCAGCTGGTACTCACAGGAGTAGTCACTGATCTCAATGACCTTGCTGTAGCGATAGCTCAGCCTGTCAAGTCTGGGGCCCAGGAGTTTAATGGCAATGTTGCAAGCAGCAGATCTGAgtaacagaattaaaatcaTATGAAGACAGTCGACTGTGACCAAATTCTTGgaaaactgcaataaaaaaatctcaattttctACTAAAAATGTACTTCTTCCTCTACTTACAGTTTATAGAGCTGTGGGATCCTGCCTGCTGCCAAAGCCTTCATGTGTGAATATGCAAAACTGGCTACTTGCAGGCTGGGCTCCGTC encodes:
- the LOC134555625 gene encoding vitellogenin-2-like, whose amino-acid sequence is MGKTYLYSYESIIVHGLPERSLATAGVRLASKVEISRVSDSDHLLQIRSPKLEEQNGFWPTDPFTPSSKLSETISACLSQPFKFEYTEGRVGSIFAPEDCPVLCTNLVRGVLNMLQITIKKSQNVYELQEAGIEGICQTRYVIQDDSKNKRATVSKSKDLTECQDKAVKNLGMAYIRPCTSCPLKARNIKGTVTFTYKMKYDDSGALLTSAMSDQVYQISPFNEPNGAAVMEARQELSLVGVKRPPLSAPTSQLQKQGSLRYHFSGELLQVPIPLIRIKNSDLQLTETLRQIVQNNEKGATKEASAKFLQMVQLFRVATLDQIESLWLQFVNELPYRPWFLSAICAAGATDTFRFLKQKIHDEKLNIWEAAVTLPLAFHFVTPNKKTLEIASTFLTCPQIQKVLMHRIIVYLGYGSMVNKYCAQALLCPNELLQPLHDLATEATSKGDAKDMSLALKAMGNAGEPASIKRILKFLPTFSSAAASLPNRIHADAVLALRKIARKDPAKVREITLQVFMDSTLAPNVRMVACVVLFETKPALPTVSALASSLLTEPSLQVASFAYSHMKALAAGRIPQLYKLSAACNIAIKLLGPRLDRLSYRYSKVIEISDYSSQYQAGAIWRVYLMNSPSAMFPSDIITKVRGYYADTATDIIEVAFRSQSLSKLLRKQNIPFAEYDTYKTLKELGKSLLGWKELPPEDPLVSAYIKVLGQEIAFADIDKDAIQQMMMSLTGSSDWQPVVKKVVEEVQRGLSGRWTLPVVVGEMRHIVPTVAGLPLELGLCGAAVAQAAVDVDVKVSPPVSDNFRPSQLWETKTDIHADIRPKAYLHMIAVMGINTQYLQSGFEFHAEFSANATMKFDARINMKEKNLKIETLPCHQEVELAAVRSEAYAISRNMEEVDSEKKSQILPKGEIPNISDQLLQSTEGSPMPGSWKQSSIPNVISKGYQQGSEEAHHNSAGRRFYARKFCKKFESLGCSTCLSLKSQNSAFLRNTYLHKLFGEFEAKIILKPVHTDADIDKIQLEVQAGAKAASKIIEVSSSGSKEEGETSTYKDIQAKLKKILGIENVFTASNKTRRRTKRINREYNTADTGLWAEPSTAHLSSSSSSSAASSADGREPGDHPRKDERRQSGKTRGSKSSSRSSSGSSASSKACSSSSSSSSQEDHSGDRHCSGDSDYSNQQANPPVYQLLFKPEDEQDTGREILNISISSSSASDEDISRAMSQPKFLGDNKPPILAAVLRAIHRNTQPTGLQLALFTDTQPKRWRIQMFGSSITGPSRWKLCADASVINYRKVSGFLKWGKDCQDYQIGTQIATGQFAAYPAMQMKLDWLKVPSIIRTTARWFYSFLPGAAYVLGFSQRQQLGPSHQATLVMALTSPRTCDVVFKLPELTIYDTAISLPLPVPSHPSAPISTSSSSDWKVFSQATLSIIESLKGHCTVFQNKITTFNGVEFNYSMPASCNHVLVQDCSPELKFLVMVKRLEESADLTAINVRLASHEVDMYVSNGLIQLKINGVQAPKDLPYTSNSAASMLISSEKKGLTLKAPDYGIDKLYYDGHRLEIHVAFWMAGKTCGICGKYDAEIEREYQTPSGYLAKDAVSFGHSWIISEDPCTGACKLQHKLVKSEKPVSFDKTAAKCYSVEPVLRCVKGCSATQTVPVSVGFHCVPADSALSLDGQPRLDQKSEDVLSSVSAHTACSCQRQACPA